A single genomic interval of Spirosoma linguale DSM 74 harbors:
- a CDS encoding hypothetical protein (KEGG: bcj:BCAM2418 putative haemagglutinin-related autotransporter protein) yields MNKQFYFSIALALSSPLAFGQGAAFDYADDAFRFSDFTQSGTARFRALGGNHASLGGDASNLFGNAAGLAFYNRSELSISPNFTSVSNQNTFLGQQTTSTGNKVNVGQFGLVLAGKSTGSSRWRRTAFGITYSQSANFFDYTDARGLNNNPNSSIAQTYVNAANSAKYSEAELSDAFLPGSRSADFREAAAYGLYLINPTIYSSTSAGPPYTRFDATRQKDQRATLSRSGSHSQWSIAYAGNLDDKLYIGGSIALTRLRYTSEYTFLETPVNGVVFNNYGQVNTFNVRGNGINASLGLIYKLSPQLQVGANLITPTFSSANEAFTQTLTAVAKNPNPENITLKTNSVDVIDPANNFEYSLQTPLRASGGATYFLGNNKIGFITATAEYVGYQGMRVRTSAFSNQQDNTDFKNDVKRFVQETYQNVVNIRAGAEIRAGLLRIRGGVAYLPSAYKMDLDRVAKADRDKILLSAGLGVRNDRFFADLAGSYLTYKSGFTPFELPNAVDTPTLSTNNRNTNLMLTVGVFF; encoded by the coding sequence ATGAACAAGCAGTTCTATTTTTCGATAGCCCTGGCGCTATCATCTCCGTTGGCATTTGGCCAGGGAGCCGCTTTCGACTATGCAGATGATGCGTTTCGTTTCTCTGATTTTACGCAGAGTGGTACGGCCCGTTTCCGGGCACTCGGTGGTAACCATGCATCTCTTGGTGGCGATGCCAGCAATTTGTTTGGCAATGCCGCCGGGTTGGCCTTCTACAACCGTTCTGAACTAAGCATCAGCCCGAACTTTACGTCAGTCAGCAATCAAAACACCTTTCTGGGTCAGCAAACGACGAGCACGGGAAATAAGGTAAACGTAGGTCAATTTGGTCTGGTACTGGCGGGAAAATCTACGGGAAGCAGTCGCTGGCGACGGACGGCCTTCGGCATTACGTATTCTCAATCAGCTAATTTCTTTGATTATACCGATGCAAGGGGGCTAAATAACAACCCGAATTCATCGATTGCTCAGACGTACGTTAATGCTGCCAACAGTGCAAAATACAGCGAAGCTGAACTGTCCGATGCCTTCCTGCCCGGAAGCCGAAGTGCTGATTTTAGGGAAGCGGCTGCCTATGGATTATACCTGATCAATCCAACTATCTATAGTTCTACAAGTGCTGGCCCTCCCTATACGCGTTTTGATGCTACCCGGCAAAAAGACCAACGGGCAACCCTTAGCCGTTCGGGCAGCCATTCGCAGTGGTCAATTGCGTATGCGGGTAATCTGGATGATAAACTTTACATAGGTGGTTCGATTGCGTTGACCCGTCTGCGATACACTTCAGAGTACACCTTCCTTGAAACACCCGTTAACGGCGTAGTTTTCAATAACTACGGCCAGGTAAATACGTTTAACGTTAGGGGAAATGGTATCAATGCATCGCTTGGATTGATTTATAAACTTAGCCCTCAATTACAGGTTGGTGCTAATTTGATCACCCCTACCTTCAGCAGTGCAAATGAAGCTTTTACGCAGACATTGACCGCTGTTGCGAAAAACCCTAACCCGGAGAACATTACGCTGAAGACGAATAGTGTCGATGTAATAGACCCAGCCAATAATTTCGAGTACTCTCTGCAAACCCCTTTGCGGGCATCGGGTGGTGCTACCTATTTCCTCGGTAACAATAAAATTGGCTTCATTACCGCCACGGCCGAGTACGTTGGCTATCAGGGTATGCGGGTGCGGACATCGGCATTCTCGAACCAGCAGGACAATACAGACTTTAAAAACGACGTAAAGCGGTTTGTTCAGGAAACGTACCAGAATGTAGTTAATATACGGGCCGGTGCTGAAATCAGAGCGGGTCTGCTGCGGATACGGGGCGGTGTGGCCTATCTACCCAGTGCTTATAAAATGGACCTCGACCGTGTGGCGAAAGCCGACCGGGATAAGATCTTATTGTCGGCAGGACTGGGTGTTCGCAACGATCGCTTTTTTGCAGATTTGGCTGGTTCTTACCTAACCTACAAATCAGGCTTTACACCCTTCGAGCTTCCAAATGCTGTCGATACACCAACGCTCTCCACGAATAACAGAAACACAAATTTGATGCTTACAGTGGGCGTGTTCTTTTAA
- a CDS encoding Shikimate kinase (PFAM: shikimate kinase~KEGG: rsq:Rsph17025_1529 shikimate kinase): MKNIFLIGMPSSGKSTLGKRVADTLHYRFIDTDKLISREEGRTIAEIFAESGEAYFREAERRVLRTIRPGGNMVVSTGGGMPCFHDNMAYINATGVSVFLDVPVNVLVQRITAHAQEDRPLNNAADPELAEILKARHESRLPIYTQAHIIISGETTEEEILQRVGKYL; the protein is encoded by the coding sequence TTGAAAAATATCTTCTTAATTGGCATGCCATCGTCTGGCAAAAGTACATTGGGTAAACGAGTGGCTGATACCCTCCACTACCGGTTTATCGACACGGATAAACTGATTAGCCGGGAGGAAGGTCGGACTATTGCCGAAATTTTTGCCGAGTCAGGGGAGGCATACTTTAGAGAGGCCGAACGGCGGGTGCTTCGGACAATTCGTCCCGGTGGTAATATGGTTGTATCGACTGGAGGGGGAATGCCCTGTTTTCACGACAATATGGCGTATATCAACGCAACGGGCGTATCGGTGTTTCTGGATGTGCCGGTCAATGTACTGGTGCAGCGCATAACGGCACATGCACAGGAGGACAGACCACTGAATAACGCGGCAGACCCTGAACTGGCGGAGATTTTAAAGGCCCGGCACGAGAGTCGCCTGCCGATTTATACGCAGGCCCATATTATTATTTCCGGGGAAACGACGGAGGAAGAAATATTGCAACGCGTTGGCAAGTATCTATAA
- a CDS encoding hypothetical protein (KEGG: hypothetical protein LOC100169082) — MKTQPLYRFLSLAALLGIWSCTSSRQTAQNAGEMDDLYGNSGNAAVYASNSSDYSSVAPQSARQQRQRSSRNANPDYNDDQQYATNGGTNTDEYYTELSARKLNRGLSPDPGWNDTDAYNSGFVNGYNAASTSAYSWNRWGFNNTGFYNGLGLGLGMGAFGGFGGYNRFGFSFGSPFYSPYYGSSFGYSPFGYGYDPFYSSYAYGGFGGMYSPYYSPFGYGYGGYGGYYGNPVYVNNVYVSGADPYRARNYNRTVERSSGRYNAAFDNTARTYNPNGGRSANTGSTTTANRGNSDGYYARPSNGSSRGSYYYDNGSSSNGRAGNTVTNAPSYNSNSGGDYYARPRESSRGSYTPSTGNSSGRGGYSQSQQSYQQPSYQSQSRSYQQPSYQNQSRSYQQPSFQQPSYSAPSRSYSAPSYSGGGGGGVSSGGGGVSTGGGRGPR, encoded by the coding sequence ATGAAAACGCAACCCTTATATCGCTTCCTGTCACTGGCGGCTTTGTTGGGTATCTGGAGTTGTACCTCCAGTCGCCAAACAGCGCAAAACGCTGGTGAAATGGATGATTTGTATGGCAACTCCGGCAATGCGGCCGTTTATGCCAGCAACTCGTCAGACTACTCTTCGGTTGCTCCGCAAAGTGCGCGTCAGCAACGACAGCGGTCATCTCGTAACGCTAATCCCGATTACAACGATGATCAGCAATATGCTACTAACGGTGGTACAAACACCGATGAGTACTACACTGAGTTAAGCGCCCGTAAGCTAAACCGTGGCCTCTCGCCTGATCCGGGCTGGAACGACACGGATGCTTATAACTCCGGTTTTGTAAACGGCTATAATGCCGCATCCACGTCGGCCTATAGCTGGAACCGATGGGGTTTCAACAATACCGGCTTCTACAATGGACTTGGTCTTGGCCTCGGTATGGGAGCCTTTGGTGGGTTTGGTGGGTACAACCGGTTTGGCTTCAGCTTCGGTAGCCCATTCTATTCACCCTACTACGGTAGCTCATTTGGCTACTCGCCTTTCGGTTACGGTTATGATCCTTTTTATAGCTCATATGCCTATGGTGGATTTGGCGGCATGTATAGCCCCTATTATTCACCCTTTGGTTACGGATATGGTGGGTACGGCGGGTACTATGGCAATCCGGTTTACGTAAACAATGTTTATGTGTCGGGTGCCGACCCTTACCGGGCTAGAAACTATAACCGAACTGTTGAGCGGTCGTCAGGTCGCTACAATGCTGCTTTCGATAATACGGCCCGTACTTACAATCCAAATGGTGGCCGCAGTGCCAATACGGGTTCTACCACGACCGCCAATCGGGGCAACAGCGATGGGTATTATGCCCGTCCGAGCAATGGCAGCAGCCGGGGATCTTATTACTACGATAACGGTTCGAGTAGCAATGGACGTGCAGGCAATACAGTAACTAACGCTCCTTCCTACAATAGCAACTCGGGTGGCGATTATTATGCTCGCCCACGTGAAAGCAGTCGGGGCAGCTATACGCCATCAACCGGCAACAGCAGCGGCCGTGGTGGTTACTCGCAATCGCAGCAAAGCTACCAGCAGCCATCTTACCAGAGTCAGAGCCGGAGCTATCAGCAGCCCAGCTACCAGAATCAGAGCCGCTCTTACCAGCAGCCGAGCTTCCAACAGCCGAGCTATAGCGCTCCGAGTCGTAGCTATAGTGCCCCTAGCTACAGTGGTGGCGGTGGCGGTGGTGTCTCCTCCGGTGGTGGTGGGGTTTCGACTGGTGGCGGACGTGGTCCACGATAG